One part of the Vicia villosa cultivar HV-30 ecotype Madison, WI linkage group LG6, Vvil1.0, whole genome shotgun sequence genome encodes these proteins:
- the LOC131610629 gene encoding uncharacterized protein LOC131610629 — protein sequence MECNKDEALRAKEIAENRLQTSDFAGALKFAMKARRLFPDTQNITQIITICEVHCAAQNKLSTSDMDWYGILLTDKFSEEAAIKKQYRKLALQLHPDKNKFAGAEAAFKLIVEANRVLSDPAKRSLYHMKISRLAGIKAPQAPSHHHNSFHAQFHSQNSNSNKQETFWTSCQHCNTKYEYYKNIINATLHCRQCLKLFKARDIGSPVAPSGHTSSFYRNKDIPNHMPPKEASQSNGGKPYGKGPEDMFVPLRPESTTKHGAGEGASSKVRKSKDGHGTAGVTKAAAGTSNRATSKAKPPRTQTNVGSKRARQSASADSVDGNGMKYSNVQENGVDPSGLDTGVHSKKSSRKKQHASYTETARDGEFENASKRPRQDESSKTTKVERRDGPSNGGLFNKTSSTSFTADVAGQNGETRNKTNGQPEKTVLRNKMKVEQSNSKRKETSNPDIILCPDPEFSDFDKVRAKDCFAADQYWAIYDDTDSMPRFYARIKKVHSPFKLEYTWLEPNPDLKDEIEWHEADLPIACGKYRRGSTQTTGDIDIFSHMVHCIKGRARGSYLVYPMKGETWAIFRHWDIGWGSKPEKNAEYQFEFVEVLADFDEKDGVKVTYLSKVKGFLCLFQQTVQNGVGLFYVPPNELYRFSHRVPSFMMSGDERKDVPKGSFELDPAGLPKSVFQVQVGDPGDVMEDGMLNNGVSSCKESSKRKVDQAKCNESIPKAKLRESGGLERVQPINRKWWSNAENMGNGHTSTSQHMVREHDKNTSHRDYSQPEGNEAAASQTNKNFKTPQKPNKRNYHAETSTVRRSPRDLSKKNDARGAGECATSKLADNHSNTNNNIKETVFSQSVGSDHACLKKESGVVGASYDFNKEKSREMFRFGQIWAIYGDRDNMPVVYVQIKKIESTSNFRLHVSELEPCSPPEGFQRAISCGSFKIKKTKPQILSPSAFSHQLKVEPMENSIYEIYPKKGEIWALYKDHNYELTSSDQDRGRSECHIVEVLADSDKSIEVVILLRFSGSQPIFKAPITRRSKTGIIEILREDVGRFSHQVPAFQHTGEDDLHLRGCWVADPSSIPGFAV from the coding sequence ATGGAGTGCAACAAGGATGAGGCTCTGAGGGCAAAAGAAATTGCTGAGAATAGATTGCAGACTAGTGACTTTGCAGGGGCACTGAAGTTTGCTATGAAAGCTCGGCGACTGTTTCCTGATACCCAGAACATCACTCAGATCATTACTATTTGTGAGGTTCACTGTGCTGCACAGAACAAACTCTCTACGTCTGATATGGACTGGTATGGAATTCTTCTAACTGATAAATTTTCTGAAGAAGCAGCGATAAAGAAACAGTATAGAAAACTTGCACTGCAACTTCATCCTGATAAAAATAAATTCGCTGGGGCAGAGGCTGCTTTCAAGTTGATTGTGGAAGCTAACAGAGTATTAAGTGACCCAGCAAAGCGTTCTTTATATCACATGAAGATTAGCCGCCTTGCAGGAATTAAAGCACCTCAGGCTCCATCCCATCACCATAATAGTTTTCATGCACAGTTCCATTCTCAAAATTCGAATTCGAATAAGCAGGAGACATTTTGGACATCATGCCAACATTGTAATACTAAGTACGAGTACTACAAAAACATTATAAATGCTACCTTGCATTGTCGACAATGTCTTAAACTCTTCAAAGCTCGCGATATAGGGTCGCCGGTTGCACCGTCAGGACATACATCATCATTTTACAGAAATAAAGATATTCCAAACCACATGCCACCAAAAGAAGCATCACAAAGTAATGGTGGAAAACCTTATGGTAAAGGACCGGAGGACATGTTTGTGCCCCTTCGTCCTGAATCTACGACAAAACATGGGGCTGGAGAAGGGGCCTCTTCTAAGGTTCGAAAGAGTAAAGATGGCCATGGTACTGCTGGTGTGACAAAGGCTGCTGCTGGAACTTCCAACCGTGCTACATCTAAGGCCAAGCCCCCACGGACCCAAACAAATGTTGGAAGTAAGAGAGCAAGGCAGTCAGCATCAGCAGATTCAGTTGATGGAAATGGCATGAAATATAGCAATGTTCAAGAAAATGGTGTTGATCCTTCTGGACTTGACACAGGAGTCCATTCTAAGAAATCTTCCAGGAAAAAGCAGCACGCTTCATACACAGAAACTGCTAGAGATGGTGAGTTTGAGAATGCTTCCAAAAGGCCACGACAAGATGAATCTTCTAAGACCACTAAAGTGGAGAGAAGAGATGGGCCTTCAAATGGTGGGTTGTTCAATAAGACAAGTTCAACTAGTTTCACTGCTGATGTGGCTGGTCAGAATGGAGAGACGAGAAACAAAACAAATGGCCAACCTGAAAAAACAGTTTTAAGGAATAAAATGAAAGTTGAGCAATCGAACTCGAAAAGAAAGGAGACATCCAATCCCGATATTATATTATGTCCTGATCCAGAATTCAGTGATTTTGATAAGGTTAGAGCAAAGGATTGTTTTGCTGCTGATCAATACTGGGCTATTTATGATGATACTGATTCTATGCCAAGATTCTATGCTCGCATCAAGAAGGTTCACTCCCCTTTCAAACTGGAATATACTTGGCTGGAACCAAATCCAGATCTCAAAGATGAGATAGAATGGCATGAAGCAGATTTGCCTATTGCGTGCGGTAAGTACAGACGTGGAAGTACTCAGACAACTGGAGATATTGATATATTCTCTCACATGGTGCATTGTATAAAAGGGAGGGCTAGAGGTTCTTATTTGGTATATCCCATGAAGGGAGAAACTTGGGCAATTTTCAGACATTGGGATATAGGATGGGGTTCTAAACCTGAAAAGAATGCAGAATATCAATTTGAATTTGTGGAAGTCCTTGCTGATTTTGATGAGAAAGATGGTGTTAAAGTTACTTATCTGAGCAAAGTGAAAGGGTTTCTTTGTCTCTTTCAGCAAACTGTGCAGAATGGAGTTGGATTATTTTATGTTCCACCTAATGAGTTGTATAGGTTTTCACACCGAGTTCCTTCATTTATGATGTCTGGTGATGAAAGGAAAGATGTTCCAAAAGGATCATTTGAACTTGACCCTGCTGGCCTGCCTAAGAGTGTTTTTCAGGTTCAAGTTGGCGATCCGGGTGATGTGATGGAGGATGGAATGTTAAACAATGGAGTCAGTTCTTGCAAGGAATCCTCCAAGCGTAAAGTTGATCAGGCAAAGTGTAACGAGAGTATTCCCAAAGCAAAATTGCGAGAAAGTGGTGGTCTTGAAAGAGTTCAACCTATCAATAGAAAGTGGTGGTCAAACGCAGAAAATATGGGCAATGGTCATACAAGTACTAGTCAACATATGGTCAGAGAACACGATAAGAACACTAGTCACAGGGACTACAGTCAACCGGAAGGAAATGAAGCTGCTGCAAGCCAGACCAACAAGAATTTCAAGACACCACAGAAACCCAACAAGAGAAATTATCACGCGGAGACATCGACAGTTCGAAGGTCACCTAGAGATTTAAGCAAGAAAAATGATGCAAGAGGCGCTGGTGAATGTGCCACTAGCAAGTTGGCTGATAATCATTCCAACACTAACAATAATATTAAGGAAACTGTGTTTTCTCAGTCGGTGGGAAGTGATCACGCGTGCTTGAAAAAAGAATCCGGAGTTGTGGGAGCAAGTTATGACTTTAATAAGGAAAAATCTAGGGAGATGTTTCGGTTTGGTCAGATATGGGCAATATACGGTGATAGAGATAATATGCCTGTTGTTTATGTTCAAATCAAGAAGATTGAATCCACCTCTAATTTTAGGTTGCATGTATCCGAACTTGAACCCTGCTCGCCCCCAGAAGGTTTCCAGCGAGCAATATCCTGTGGTtccttcaaaataaaaaaaaccaaaccCCAAATTCTCTCTCCCTCAGCATTCTCTCATCAACTAAAAGTTGAACCCATGGAAAACAGTATATATGAAATTTACCCTAAAAAAGGTGAGATTTGGGCTCTATACAAGGACCATAACTATGAACTTACTTCTTCAGACCAGGACAGAGGCAGAAGTGAATGTCATATAGTAGAAGTATTAGCAGATAGTGACAAGAGTATAGAAGTTGTTATTCTGTTGCGTTTTAGCGGTTCTCAGCCAATTTTCAAGGCTCCCATTACGCGGCGATCTAAGACCggtataattgaaatattaagaGAAGATGTTGGTAGATTTTCACATCAGGTTCCTGCTTTTCAGCATACTGGAGAAGACGATCTTCATCTCAGAGGGTGTTGGGTGGCAGATCCGTCTTCAATTCCTGGTTTTGCAGTATAG
- the LOC131612849 gene encoding uncharacterized protein LOC131612849, whose translation MVREVSESCVDSLMTEMVACYCNRFYANKPELAARRIEAIGYQVGQQLSERYTMERPRFGDHLEAIKFICKDFWSEVFKKQIDNLKTNHRGTFVLQDNKFPWLARMSVDPSADNVSSVEDYSAPTAESKAAQAMSMHLYFPCGIIRGALSNLGIPCAVSADISSLPACSFVVRIKA comes from the exons ATGGTGAGGGAAGTTTCAGAGAGTTGCGTCGATAGCTTGATGACAGAAATGGTTGCGTGCTATTGCAATCGATTCTACGCCAACAAACCTGAACTCGCTGCTCGCAGGATCGAAGCCATCGGTTATCAGGTCGGTCAACAGCTCTCCGAAAG ATATACGATGGAGCGGCCTCGGTTTGGCGATCATTTGGAAGCAATCAAGTTTATTTGCAAGGATTTTTGGTCTGAGGTATTTAAGAAGCAGATTGACAACTTGAAAACTAACCATAGG GGTACATTTGTATTGCAAGATAATAAATTTCCGTGGCTCGCACGGATGTCGGTTGATCCATCTGCTGATAATGTTAGTTCAGTTGAGGATTATTCTGCACCGACAGCTGAAAGTAAGGCAGCACAGGCTATGAGCATGCATCTGTATTTCCCATGCGGGATCATTAGAGGAGCTCTTTCCAATTTGGGAATTCCATGTGCAGTTTCTGCAGACATATCAAGCCTTCCAGCAT GTTCATTTGTGGTCCGAATAAAAGCTTGA